The DNA region ACACTTTCTGAGTCCGGAGTTCGCCGATCCGCGCACCTACAAAATTATATATGCCCCGGGAGAGCCCGAAGCGCGTTCTGTGCCGGATCAGTTCTTCCAGGTTCCGCTGCAGGCAAAGTTTGAAGAAACTCTGCCGTATAAGGTCTCTCCTCCGACTGACGATCGTCCATTCTTTCGCGATCTTCGTAAGCAGGTCCGACAGCTTCAGGCGGATGAAAAAGGGTATGTACCGCCGGCGACAGTCGAGTTCCTGAACCTGAGCTTGCGGAAGTTTGTCCTCATGGAGAATCTCTACTTCCCCATGGAGAATCTCCACCTCTATGTGCTCGGAGGCTTGTCCGTTGTCATCTCTATCATTTTCGTCTTCGTGCCACTGCTGTGGTTCCGGCGCCGGAGCTTATACGGTGCGGAGACAGTGCCGGCGCTGGTTTACTTCGCCTGTCTTGGCGCCGGCTTTATTATCGTCGAGCTGGTGTTCATCTCCAAATGTGTACTCTTGATCGGCTCTCCGATCTACTCGATGGCCACCGTGCTGTTCACTCTGTTGGCTTCCGCTGGCATTGGCAGCTTCTTGTCTGCCCGGCTCGCGAGTAAATGGGGGCGTCGGGCCATTCTGGCTATTCCAGCCTTCGGGCTCATTGCCGTGTTGTTGATTTTCGTGTTCCCATTTTTAGGGAATCTCACGCTCGGGATGAGTCAGGTATCCCGGATCTTGCTCGTGTCCACTTTCCTCGTTCCTCTGGGGATACCTCTTGGCATGCCGTTCCCCCTGGGGATCGCTGCACTCGAGTCCAAGGCGCCGCACCTGATTCCCTGGGCCTGGGGTGTGAATGGGTTTATGACGGTCGTTGGTTCTCTCGTGGCGGTGATCTGTTCGACCAAGTTCGGGTTCAATGCCACCCTAATTCTTGCCCTCGCCATTTACCTCATTGCGATGGTCAGCTTTGCTGGTCTCAAGAAGAGCAGCCCCGATTACCGCGGTCCTGATACAGGGCGTTGAAGCCTGCATGGGCCTTGGCCTGGAGATAGCCCCGATAAGCACCGAACATGCGCTGCATGTGCTCGCCGCGCCGATCGTAGGTGAACTCGTACGCGTAGTACCGCTCAGGCTCCGGCGGACAAAGGCGGGCGCCTTGCCGCGACGAACAGCACTCCGGTGGGATAAACGAGGCTTCCACCCCGGGCGTGCACCTGGTGACAGGTCTCGACGAACCGATTCTTCAGTTCGGCCACCACCCGCGGCGTGGCGTTCTGCAGCCGCGAACGTGCCATGCTGGAGAAGGTGGCCTGAAGCTCCCAGAATTCCTCCGCGGTCTCAATCACGGCCCGGTGTCCCAGCCACCCCACGTGGTCGACGAGGAATCCCGCACGCCGCACCCGCCCCGGCAGTTCAAGCGGCCCCAGCCCATGGTGCTCTGAGCCGGCTGGTCCTTCCAGACTGCTCCGGGGCAGACTCGCGCGCACGAGTCCGTCGAGAAACTCGCAGGCGCGAAGCTGCCTGCCCCGAAGTATGAGAATGCGGTCGAAGATCCGGCGCAAGGCCGCGGCGACACCAGCCGGCGACAACCGCGGCGCCCC from Betaproteobacteria bacterium includes:
- a CDS encoding transposase, whose translation is MEASFIPPECCSSRQGARLCPPEPERYYAYEFTYDRRGEHMQRMFGAYRGYLQAKAHAGFNALYQDRGNRGCSS
- a CDS encoding methyltransferase domain-containing protein codes for the protein MTNKQADADAVKHADADSYDPVTDPYDRFVGRYSGRYVERIAFLAEFRPGDRVLDVGTGTGIMALHAADRVGESGRVTGIDLSEGMLAHARAKADLAKLSGRVEFRRMDAEQLEVDDVSFDTAVSLFALRHFPNPDAALAQMHRAVRAGGRLVVAVGGGAPRLSPAGVAAALRRIFDRILILRGRQLRACEFLDGLVRASLPRSSLEGPAGSEHHGLGPLELPGRVRRAGFLVDHVGWLGHRAVIETAEEFWELQATFSSMARSRLQNATPRVVAELKNRFVETCHQVHARGGSLVYPTGVLFVAARRPPLSAGA